One Papaver somniferum cultivar HN1 chromosome 10, ASM357369v1, whole genome shotgun sequence genomic window carries:
- the LOC113318636 gene encoding 3-isopropylmalate dehydratase large subunit, chloroplastic-like — MASSTIAAGSATSSFIKKNEMGLSSFTPTSFRTRSCKRAFSKKVVSVMSPPQSERRPSTTGSVKTAMTMTEKIMARASEKSQVVPGENVWVNVDVLMTHDVCGPGTIGIFKKEFGENAKVWDREKIVIIPDHYIFTSDERANRNVDILRDFCAEQDIKYFYDIKDLGNFRANPDYKGVCHVALAQEGHCRPGEVLLGTDSHTCNAGAFGQFASGIGNTDAGFVMGTGKSLLKVPPTLRFILDGEMPSYLLAKDLILQIIGEITVAGATYKSMEFVGSAVESLTMEERMTLCNMVVEAGGKNGVVPADSTTYKYLEGKTSVEFNPVYSDDNARFLQQYAINVSKLEPLVAKPHSPDNRAMARECKDVKIDRVYIGSCTGGKTEDFLSAAKVFLASGKKVKVPTFLVPATQKVWMDLYAMAVPGSGGKTCSQIFEEAGCDTPASPSCGACLGGPRDTYARMNEPKVCVSTTNRNFPGRMGHKEGEIYLASPYTAAASALTGYVTDPRDYLQ, encoded by the exons ATGGCGTCTTCTACAATTGCTGCAGGCTCAGCTACATCGTCTTTCATTAAAAAG AATGAAATGGGTTTATCGTCATTCACTCCAACTTCGTTTCGTACACGTAGCTGTAAAAGAGCTTTTTCTAAGAAAGTTGTTTCAGTAATGTCACCTCCACAGTCTGAGCGTAGACCTTCGACGACTGGTTCA GTGAAAACTGCTATGACTATGACTGAGAAGATAATGGCAAGAGCGTCTGAGAAATCCCAAGTGGTTCCAGGAGAGAATGTATGGGTCAACGTTGATGTTTTGATGACTCATGATGTTTGTGGACCTGGAACTATTGGGATATTCAAGAAAGAATTTGGAGAAAATGCCAAG GTTTGGGATCGTGAAAAGATTGTAATTATACCTGATCATTATATATTCACAAGTGATGAACGTGCAAATCGTAATGTGGACATCTTGAGGGATTTCTGTGCGGAGCAAGATATCAAATACTTTTATGATATCAAGGATCTTGGAAATTTCAGG GCTAACCCTGATTACAAGGGTGTCTGCCATGTTGCTCTTGCCCAAGAAGGTCACTGCAGGCCTGGAGAGGTTCTTTTGGGTACAGACTCTCACACGTGCAATGCTGGAGCTTTTGGGCAGTTTGCTAGTGGAATAGGAAACACTGATGCTGGTTTTGTAATGGGCACTGGAAAATCCCTTCTAAAG GTGCCTCCGACTTTACGATTTATATTGGATGGGGAGATGCCAAGTTACTTGCTTGCTAAGGATTTGATTTTGCAA ATTATTGGTGAAATAACTGTTGCTGGGGCAACATATAAATCGATGGAGTTTGTTGGCTCCGCTGTTGAAAGTCTAACT atggaagaaagaatgacGTTGTGTAACATGGTTGTGGAAGCTGGGGGAAAGAATGGTGTTGTTCCTGCTGACAGTACTACATATAAATACCTTGAG GGAAAGACGTCGGTGGAGTTTAATCCAGTTTATAGTGATGATAATGCAAG ATTCCTTCAACAATATGCAATTAACGTCTCAAAGTTGGAGCCGTTGGTTGCCAAG CCACATTCTCCTGACAATCGTGCTATGGCAAGAGAATGCAAGGATGTAAAAATTGACAGGGTATATATAGGCTCATGTACTGGTGGAAAGACCGAGGATTTTCTATCTGCAGCAAAAGTTTTCCTTGCTTCG GGCAAAAAGGTCAAAGTGCCAACTTTTCTTGTTCCTGCCACCCAAAAG GTCTGGATGGATTTATATGCCATGGCAGTTCCTGGATCAGGTGGCAAGACATGCTCACAGATATTTGAAGAGGCAGGTTGTGATACCCCTGCAAGTCCTAGTTGTGGAGCTTGTTTAGGTGGGCCTAGAGATACGTATGCACGTATGAACGAGCCCAAG GTATGTGTGTCGACAACAAACAGAAACTTCCCCGGCAGGATGGGACACAAGGAAGGGGAGATATATTTGGCTTCCCCTTATACTGCAGCAGCATCTGCTTTGACAGGTTATGTCACCGACCCAAGAGACTACTTGCAGTAA